A DNA window from Cutaneotrichosporon cavernicola HIS019 DNA, chromosome: 2 contains the following coding sequences:
- the ERO1 gene encoding uncharacterized protein (Endoplasmic Reticulum Oxidoreductin 1 (ERO1)), translating to MRWLRLRFALLALATLLLPLLAGARLYANKPESKIARNVLESKTEGYCSPSGPIEATNCAYETVESLNQHLFPALHSLVSHPFFRYFKVDLYRDCPFWRENGLCMNRACGVETIDEADVPEKWRGAALSAVVTTDMNEGVNGCYFRDDDFCFIQDDATPEGQYIDLIENPERFTGYAGDSAHNVWRAIYQENCFGLSESVIAAARDGKSIPGRSRPAMGLNPLQGGHAPQDADLCEEKKLYYRLVSGMHASISIHICADYLDQTTGEWAPNLDCFVSRVATHPERISNVYFNAVLLLRAVARAAPYFRAYDIGITPRGRENECTRSQRLADSRTRSEFDGVISLAESLASGFNEEQFFAGPDAPVLIEQFKGAFRNVSAIMDCVGCDKCRLWGKMQVSGFGTALKILFALEDKDLDPRVNPNLLQRSEVVALFNTLHRVTESLHSVDEFRQIYARTQAEEAAAAPQRVAKKAAEKDARRRAEREKEWGPWLLAIAVSLFEAFRRGCSGCIKAAAEFLRGQGAPKGEL from the exons ATGCGCTGGCTTCGTCTCCGCTTCGCGCTCCTGgcgctcgccaccctcctcctccccctcctaGCCGGCGCGCGGCTATACGCCAACAAACCTGAATCCAAGATCGCGCGCAACGTCCTCGAATCCAAAACCGAGGGATACTGCAGC CCCTCTGGCCCGATCGAAGCGACCAACTGCGCGTACGAAACCGTCGAATCACTCAACCAACATCTCTTTCCTGCCCTCCACAGCCTCGTCTCCCACCCCTTCTTCAGATACTTCAAAGTCGACCTGTACCGCGACTGTCCCTTCTGGCGCGAAAACGGCCTGTGCATGAACCGCGCGTGCGGCGTCGAGAccatcgacgaggctgaTGTTCCCGAGAAATGGCGGGGGGCTGCATTGTCGGCAGTGGTGACTACGGATATGAACGAGGGGGTGAACGGGTGTTATttccgcgacgacgactttTGTTTCATCCAAGACGACGCTACGCCGGAAGGACAGTATATCGACTTGATTGAGAACCCGGAACGGTTTACGGGGTATGCGGGAGATAGCGCGCATAATGTCTGGCGAGCAATTTATCAGGAGAATTGCTTTGGACTGAGCGAGAGCGTCATTGCCGCCGCACGAGATGGCAAGTCTATCCCCGGTCGCTCAAGGCCTGCTATGGGCCTCAATCCCCTCCAGGGCGGCCATGCGCCGCAGGACGCCGATCTAtgcgaggagaagaagctgTATTACCGCCTGGTTTCTG GCATGCacgcctccatctcgatcCACATCTGTGCCGACTATCTCGACCAAACGACTGGCGAATGGGCGCCTAACCTCGACTGTTTCGTTTCTCGCGTCGCAACCCACCCCGAACGCATCTCCAACGTCTACTTCAACgccgttctcctcctccgcgccgtcgctcgcgccgccccTTACTTCCGTGCCTACGATATTGGGATCactcctcgcggccgcgaaAACGAATGTACCCGGTCCCAACGCCTGGCGGACTCACGCACGCGTTCAGAGTTCGACGGTGTCATTTCTCTGGCTGAAAGCCTGGCGTCTGGTTTCAACGAGGAACAGTTTTTCGCTGGTCCCGATGCGCccgtcctcatcgagcAGTTCAAGGGCGCGTTTAGGAACGTCAGCGCTATTATGGACTGTGTGGGGTGCGACAAGTGTCGACTTTGGGGAAAGATGCAGGTTTCGGGCTTTGGAACCGCACTCAAGATCCTGTTTGCGCTCGAGGATAAGGACCTCGATCCACGGGTTAATCCTAATCTTTTACAGCGGTCCGAAGTGGTCGCGCTGTTCAATACCCTCCACCGCGTCACGGAAAGCTTGCACTCGGTCGACGAGTTCCGGCAGATCTACGCGCGGACACAGGCAGAAGAggccgctgctgctccGCAGCGTgtggccaagaaggccgccgaAAAGgatgcgcgccgccgcgctgagcgcgagaaggagtGGGGCCCGTGGCTGCTTGCCATCGCTGTATCGCTGTTCGAGGCATTCCGCAGGGGGTGTAGTGGCTGTATCAAGGCTGCAGCCGAG
- a CDS encoding uncharacterized protein (FAD NAD-P-binding domain-containing protein), which translates to MTRTQTGNGASATNGVATAHGPTRWDSTQPYTFPNVTMGTRKRVRVITIGGGASAINLAFQFKTHMRELEHVAYERNPELGGTWLENRYPGCACDVPSHSYQFSWAPWSGWKSFYSSSEQIYEYMNMVVDQFDLRGDFRTNHEVISAHWDDGKAQWVVRVRGPEGEFEDRAEFLINGSGVLNKWKWPDIEGLDSFKGHLVHSARWDDSYDFKNKKMAIIGVGSTAVQIVPVLQKVVGNMKCFIRSPAWITPSYAAQYAGPGGANFDYTPEQKAEFDADPTAWLEYRKGIESSINCRYQIVTKGTDQAAEAKVASAADMRAKLAAKPEIADLLIPDFMVGCRRPTPGNGFLEALVADNVDVVSDRIVRVEETGIVTTEGLHQVDAIVCATGFDVSLKPRFPFIGRNGADLAKRWATTPEAYMGIMVDDHPNYFISLGPSSPVAHGSILPCMEKMAHYIMKIIVKMQVEPIRAISPSKNAVEEFNQHRNSQLATTAWSDSCSSWFKNGTVDGPVVAVHPGSRLHFFEMIAEPRYEDMDIEYSNNRFAYLGNGNTRREVEGRDLAWYLESPLDVVLPYAD; encoded by the exons ATGACACGTACTCAGACAGGCAACGGCGCTTCAGCCACAAATGGCGTGGCCACCGCCCACGGCCCGACCCGCTGGGACAGCACCCAGCCCTACACCTTCCCGAACGTTACAATGGGCACGCGCAAGCGGGTCAGAGTGATTACCATCGGCGGAGGGGCTAGTGCCATCAACCTCGCCTTTCAGTTCAAGACGCACATGCGCGAACTCGAACATGTCGCGTACGAGCGTAACCCCGAACTGGGGGGAACGTGGCTTGAGAATAG ATACCCCGGATGCGCATGCGACGTACCGTCCCACTCGTACCAGTTCTCCTGGGCGCCATGGAGCGGATGGAAGTCGTTCTACTCCTCTTCGGAGCAGATCTACGAATACATGAATATGGTCGTTGACCAATTCGACCTACGGGGTGACTTTAGGACCAACCACGAAGTCATCTCGGCGCACTGGGACGATGGAAAGGCTCAGTGGGTCGTGCGCGTACGCGGACCCGAGGGGGAGTTTGAGGACCGCGCCGAGTTCCTGATTAACGGGAGCGGCGTGCTCAA TAAGTGGAAGTGGCCGGACATTGAGGGCCTTGACTCGTTCAAGGGACATCTCGTCCACTCTGCCCGCTGGGATGATTCTTACGATTTCAAGAACAAGAAAATGGCCATCATCGGTGTCGGCTCTACGGCTGTACAGATCGTGCCCGTGCTCCAGAAAGTCGTTGGGAACATGAAATGCTTCATCCGCTCACCGGCATGGATCACGCCCTCGTATGCGGCACAGTATGCCGGCCCCGGCGGCGCCAACTTTGACTACACCCCCGAACAGAAGGCTGAGTTTGATGCCGACCCTACAGCCTGGCTAGAGTACCGCAAGGGTATCGAGAGCAGTATCAATTGCCGGTACCAGATCGTGACCAAGGGCACAGACCAAGCTGCAGAGGCCAAAGTGGCCAGCGCGGCCGATATGCGCGCGAAGCTCGCAGCCAAGCCGGAGATAGCCGACCTCCTCATTCCTGATTTCATGGTCGGATGCCGCCGTCCCACTCCAGGTAACGGgttcctcgaggcgctggttGCGGACAATGTCGATGTCGTCAGCGACCGCATAGtacgcgtcgaggagacgggtATTGTCACAACTGAGGGGTTACATCAAGTCGATGCGATTGTGTGCGCGACAGGCTTTGATGTGAGCCTCAAGCCCAGATTTCCCTTCATCGGGCGCAACGGTGCAGACCTGGCTAAGCGGTGGGCCACAACGCCCGAGGCGTACATGGGCATCATGGTTGACGACCACCCGAACTACTTCA TTTCGCTGggcccctcctcgccggtTGCGCACGGATCCATCCTACCGTGCATGGAGAAGATGGCGCACTACATTATGAAAATCATCGTCAAGATGCAAGTCGAGCCCATCCGCGCCATTTCGCCCAGCAAAAACGCGGTGGAAGAGTTCAACCAACATCGCAACTCGCAACTCGCCACAACGGCGTGGAGCGACTCGTGCAGTTCATGGTTCAAGAATGGTACCGTTGATGGACCTGTCGTGGCTGTCCATCCAGGAAGCAGGTTGCACTTTTTCGAAATGATCGCCGAGCCACGGTACGAGGACATGGATATCGAGTACAGCAACAACCGGTTTGCGTATCTCGGTAATGGAAATACAAGgcgcgaggttgagggaAGGGATCTGGCGTGGTATCTCGAGTCTCCGCTGGACGTGGTGCTCCCGTATGCCGACTAG